One window from the genome of Paramisgurnus dabryanus chromosome 24, PD_genome_1.1, whole genome shotgun sequence encodes:
- the LOC135741236 gene encoding myelin-oligodendrocyte glycoprotein, with protein MIINMYTTTKSLQCICFIVLFIIKASLQETVQGFVGSSALLPCRSSQVLTVHWRYNDIKNVYDIQNGKESTKEQDFHYSGRTQMFPKEFIKGNFTLKLTNLKQSDEGAYCCFIPDSPDPKNVQQCTTLQVKDVPVRPRLNQAGQAEPRNQTPETKANRILLLLMSLIFLNIQCCI; from the exons ATGATTATAAATATGTACACCACGACGAAAAG TCTGCAGTGCATTTGTTTCATTGTGCTGTTTATTATTAAAG CATCTCTTCAAGAAACAGTTCAGGGTTTTGTTGGAAGTTCAGCATTGTTGCCCTGTCGTTCATCACAAGTCCTTACAGTACACTGGAGATATAACGACATCAAGAATGTTTATGACATACAAAACGGCAAAGAGTCCACTAAAGAGCAAGATTTTCACTACAGTGGCAGAACCCAAATGTTTCCTAAAGAGTTCATAAAAGGCAACTTCACCCTCAAGCTTACAAATCTTAAACAAAGTGACGAAGGAGCCTACTGCTGCTTCATCCCTGACAGTCCTGATCCCAAAAATGTACAGCAATGCACAACGCTTCAGGTTAAAG ATGTTCCTGTGAGACCACGTCTAAACCAAGCAGGACAAGCAGAACCCAGGAATCAAACACCTGAAACAAAAGCAAACAGAATCCTTTTACTCTTAATGTCTCTCATATTTCTTAATATTCAGTGTTGCATTTGA
- the LOC135741265 gene encoding uncharacterized protein has translation MQKQEINMKIFQLLIYLFISCQTAETLDQLTDLGQNVTINCDLDSNEVYWILLKQSDSHTVILRSFSKSAHYFNKTFKKKYSVQSKHRLVIYNITVDELGVYYCMNKDTPPKLSTSTRLHIIKPTELTKFSLYLNETLVKCIQHNETQWHFIIIISALLNALIIVITVVSCYSKERLKLQDTDLQQTKHVYLKQHEEMSRVQYTAVRFSTCEESEDTRVI, from the exons ATGCAAAAGCAAGAGATCAACATGAAGATCTTTCAGCTTCTAATCT ATCTGTTCATATCGTGTCAAACGGCAGAGACTTTGGATCAACTAACAGATTTGGGACAAAATGTGACTATAAACTGTGATCTGGACTCAAATGAAGTTTATTGGATTTTACTGAAACAATCAGATTCTCATACAGTGATACTGCGTTCATTCTCAAAATCAGCCCAttactttaataaaacatttaaaaagaaatattCAGTACAATCTAAACACCGTCTGGTGATATATAATATTACTGTAGATGAGTTAGGAGTTTATTACTGTATGAACAAAGATACACCTCCAAAACTCAGTACCAGCACAAGACTGCACATCATTA AGCCGACTGAACTCACAAAGTTCTCATTGTATCTGAATGAGACTTTAGTGAAGTGTATTCAACACAATGAGACACAATGGCACTTTATCATCATTATATCTGCGCTACTAAACGCTCTGATCATTGTCATCACTG TAGTTAGTTGTTACTCTAAAGAAAGATTAAAGCTTCAGGATACAGATCTACAGCAGACTAAACACGTCTATCTAAAACAACACGAAGAGATGAGCCGAGTACAG TACACTGCAGTGAGATTTTCAACATGTGAGGAGTCTGAAGACACTCGAGTCATCTGA